The following is a genomic window from Methylomarinum vadi.
GCAGTCAGAGTCATGGAACCACCCAACATCAGAACTACGTCCAGCACGATCGCGCCTGGAACCAAGTTTGATGGGAATACGAAGTTAACTGGGAAGTAAGTCCAACCCCAGAAATTCATGTAACGGTTGATCCACTCACCCAACAACAGCGCCAATACAGAAATAGTAGCGCCGATTGGCAGACGATATCTCCACCACAGACATGCTTGAACAGCAGCAGGGAAAGTAATGGACACGATAGGCGCAACGGTTACCCAAAGACGTCTATCTTTCCAGTCGCTCCAGAAATCCCAGTCACCACCGGTCAACATGTAGTGAATGTGATAACCACCCAGAACGGCAGTAAACAATGTAAAAAGAATCATCCAGTCGAACGTACGGGAAACCTGAACGGCTTCCGCACGAGAACGTACAGCTGATTGAGATGCGCTCATTAGCTTACCTCCTAAAAATTAAAA
Proteins encoded in this region:
- the amoA gene encoding bacterial ammonia monooxygenase, subunit AmoA, which produces MSASQSAVRSRAEAVQVSRTFDWMILFTLFTAVLGGYHIHYMLTGGDWDFWSDWKDRRLWVTVAPIVSITFPAAVQACLWWRYRLPIGATISVLALLLGEWINRYMNFWGWTYFPVNFVFPSNLVPGAIVLDVVLMLGGSMTLTAVVGGMAYGLLFYPGNWPIIAPLHVPVEYNGMMMTLADLQGYHYVRTGTPEYIRMVEKGTLRTFGKDVAPVSAFFSAFVSIIIYFLWHFFGRWFAKTDFIADDAS